A stretch of Primulina tabacum isolate GXHZ01 chromosome 13, ASM2559414v2, whole genome shotgun sequence DNA encodes these proteins:
- the LOC142523070 gene encoding uncharacterized protein LOC142523070 codes for MSETFTHVFIDGPIARYVWHFFGAIFRVRIPCTGDLRLFLSAWKRNLHWAPGGHVKEILPFIVLWFLWMARNDAKHRQLRISGETVKSQILSYLRLAHAAFIVKPKHWLGAFEAARSLGIFVAFQRTHRLAIVRWLCPPPGCFKLNVDGSSRGNPGESYVGGVVRDSSGRVVLSFSEFIGVGTNVRAELWAVWRGLLICSDLGLFPLWVETDSQISLQILRSRRCHWDLHHTVTRILFLLRGRAVHFSHIFREGNSVADALAARAHTIRVLSLWSALFLWIWVDSRTFSIGAFIWTTLFSGGRSLQASPWPPLSIFCVLLPGFMVALDDLSQWFLWPRAPFMSGFICSLLLLRALVALHVISWLPLISTFQSRLDL; via the exons atgtcggAGACATTTACACATGTCTTCATTGATGGCCCGATAGCCCGTTATGTCTGGCATTTCTTTGGGGCCATATTTCGTGTCCGGATCCCCTGCACAGGGGATCTCAGGTTGTTCCTTAGCGCTTGGAAGAGAAATCTTCATTGGGCACCTGGGGGCCACGTCAAGGAGATTCTACCCTTCattgttttgtggtttctctggatGGCTCGTaatgatgcgaagcaccgtCAGTTGCGTATTTCTGGGGAGACTGTGaagtctcagattttgtcttatcTGCGTCTTGCCCATGCTGCTTTCATTGTTAAGCCCAAGCACTGGCTTGGTgcctttgaggcggcgagatcGCTGGGAATTTTTGTTGCCTTTCAGCGGACCCATAGGTTAGCGATTGTCCGGTGGCTCTGTCCACCACCTGGGTGCTTTAAGCTGAATGTTGATGGGAGTTCGAGGGGCAATCCTGGGGAGTCGTATGTCGGTGGTGTTGTGCGTGATTCTTCTGGCAGGGTGGTGCTCTCCTTCAGCGAGTTTATCGGAGTCGGGACCAATGTCCGGGCggagctttgggcggtttggaggggcCTTCTTATCTGTTCCGATCTCGGTCTTTTTCCCCTTTGGGTTGAGACCGATTCTCAGATTTCTCTTCAGATCCTGCGTTCTCGTCGGTGTCATTGGGACCTTCATCATACAGTCACTCGGATTCTGTTTCTTTTGAGGGGGCGGGCGGTTCATTTTTCACATATTTTTCGGGAGGGaaattcggtggcggatgcgttggcggcgagggctcatACCATTAGG GTACTGTCTCTTTGGAGtgctttgtttctttggatctGGGTGGACTCTCGCACCTTCTCCATTGGTGCTTTTATTTGGACCACCCTGTTCTCTGGCGGTCGCTctctgcaggcttctccttggCCGCCGCTTTCTATATTTTGTGTTCTCTTGCCGGGTTTTATGGTGGCTTTGGATGATCTCTCTCAGTGGTTTCTCTGGCCCAGAGCTCCATTCATGTCGGGATTTATATGTTCTCTGCTTTTGCTACGTGCATTGGTGGCTCTCCATGTTATCTCTTGGCTACCTCTTATATCAACGTTCCAGTCACGCTTGGATTTATGA